The DNA window CTTGAAGTTTTCAGAGTTTAGCTCATAGGCCTTGAGAGATGCATTGGTGCTTGAACTTGCATCTACAATTTTAGACTTTCCTTTTAAACTCAGACTTGCGCTGGTGCTAAGACTAATTTCTGTGTAATTATAATCGAGTTCCAAATCGCCTTTAGAAGAACTTGAAGCGTTTATTAAAAGGGCGTCTCCTTTAAGGGCTTTATCCGTTGAAACATTGCAATTGTCTTTTAATGTTAATTCCTTAAGGTTTTTGACATATACTTCTGCATAAACCTGGCCTTTTTCGTAAATACCGGTTTCCAGTTTTATAGAAAGCTCATAGGCTGACAATTCCGTCATCACCCTTGTTTCCGGCATATCACTAACATTTAATATTACTTTGTGAGCATCAGAATTAAATATTTTTACTTTAATGCCATCGCTCACCTCAAGTTTTTCGAAGGTGTCAAATTTTCTTTCGCTTTGATATTGTGCTTCAGCGATTACAAAGAATAATATTCCCAGTAAGGTTGTCGTTATCTTTTTCATATGTGAAAATTACGAATTATTGAATATATTGTTGCCTCAACAATCGAAGATTTCTGCCCATTTATCTTTAAAATTATATACAATGAAAGGTTTATTAGGAATAATATTACTCGGTCTGGTTTTAGTTTCCTGTCAAAATAAAGGCGGGAAGGAAGCCCCCAAATTCACAATAAACGGCCTTTTATCCAGCGCTGACTCCTCGATGGTTTACCTTATGTCGCGCGGCGATTCCTGGGAAATTAATGATTCTACAATTGTAAAAGATGGCTCTTTTGAATTCGCTGGCGAAGTTTTAGAGCCTGAAATGTATTATGTCCGTATTGGACAGAGTCGCAGAAACATGATTCCAATCTTTCTTGAGAACACTGATTTTACATTAAAAGGAGATTTCGACAGCCTTGATGAAATAAGTGTTAAAGGTGGGGCATTGCATTCCATTTATACTGATTATCAAAAAAGCCTAAAAACCTATGATGCCAGATTGAAAGCGCTTTACGATGATTATATGCTTGCAGATTCATTGGGAGATTTGGCTAAAATGGCGAAAATTGATACAATGTGGGAAGACCTTGACGATGAAAAAATGGCAAATATTAAAAATTATGCTTTTGAAAACAATACAAATGCTTTTGGCCCTTATCTCACTGTATCTTCTGAATTAAATTATAAAATGTCTCTCCCTGAGTTTGAAGAACTGTATTTGGCTTTTGATACCATTCTTGCGGGGTCAAAATATTACATTAAACTAAAAGATAGAATTAATACTCTGAAAAGCGTGGAAGTTGGTGTACAAATGCCTTCTTTTTCTCAAGAGGATACCAGTGGCAATATGATTAGCTCAGATAAGTTTAGAGGAAAATATTTACTAATTGATTTTTGGGCAAGCTGGTGTGGCCCTTGCAGACGGGAAAACCCCAATGTAGTTGCAATGTATAATGACTTGCACGATCAGGGTCCGGGGTTTGAGATTCTTGGAGTCTCCTTGGATGAATCCAAAGAAAACTGGATTAATGCCATTGAAGCAGATGATTTAAGCTGGCCACATGTTTCCGATCTTAAAGGCTGGTCCAATTCAGTGGCGGATCAATACGGAGTAATGAGTATTCCACATACAGTACTTGTAGATCCGGAAGGTATTATTATAGCCCACAAACTAAGAGGCGAAGAACTGCGCAATAAACTGGAATCTTTGTTAATGGAAAGCTGATTAAAATTCGCTACAGTATAGTAATTCTGGCGCTTTGTTTATTTCAGCGTATACAATTGCATTTTGAAGGTATTTTGATCCGAGTTCAATGGCAAAATTTCTTGTAATATTAAATACACAC is part of the Hyphobacterium sp. CCMP332 genome and encodes:
- a CDS encoding DUF2807 domain-containing protein, yielding MKKITTTLLGILFFVIAEAQYQSERKFDTFEKLEVSDGIKVKIFNSDAHKVILNVSDMPETRVMTELSAYELSIKLETGIYEKGQVYAEVYVKNLKELTLKDNCNVSTDKALKGDALLINASSSSKGDLELDYNYTEISLSTSASLSLKGKSKIVDASSSTNASLKAYELNSENFKAKATTQGEIFVKTENMLDAQATTGGKLYYKGQPAHLKEKSNLGGDVIDAN
- a CDS encoding AhpC/TSA family protein, with the translated sequence MKGLLGIILLGLVLVSCQNKGGKEAPKFTINGLLSSADSSMVYLMSRGDSWEINDSTIVKDGSFEFAGEVLEPEMYYVRIGQSRRNMIPIFLENTDFTLKGDFDSLDEISVKGGALHSIYTDYQKSLKTYDARLKALYDDYMLADSLGDLAKMAKIDTMWEDLDDEKMANIKNYAFENNTNAFGPYLTVSSELNYKMSLPEFEELYLAFDTILAGSKYYIKLKDRINTLKSVEVGVQMPSFSQEDTSGNMISSDKFRGKYLLIDFWASWCGPCRRENPNVVAMYNDLHDQGPGFEILGVSLDESKENWINAIEADDLSWPHVSDLKGWSNSVADQYGVMSIPHTVLVDPEGIIIAHKLRGEELRNKLESLLMES